The following is a genomic window from Bosea sp. RAC05.
GTCATGCCCCGCGACCGCCGCGACATGGTCGGCGAGCGCCTGCTCGTCCATCCGGAACGCTGGCGTCATCGGGCAGATCGTCGCCGCATGGATGCCGGTCAGGCGCGCGATGGCCGCCGTGACAAGGGCATCGGGTGCGATGGCGGGATCAGACATGCTGTGGCTGTTCATCGGTGGCTCGGCCTGCATCGGCGGATGGGGTGGTCGGGGCGGCTGGCGGAGCCAGCAGCCGGTCGATCGGGAAGAGCGGGTCGGCAGGCTCCTGCCCGAGGATGCGCTGGGCGAGCAGCCGGGCGATGTAGGGGCCGCTGGTGTAGCCGGAGTGGACGCTGCCGCAGACATAGGCGTCGGGGATGCCCGGGATCGGCCCGGCCGCCGGCAGCGCGTCGGCCGTCTCGGCTTCCAGCCCCGCCCAGGCGCGGGCCAGCCTGGCATTCCGCAGCGCGGGAATGGCATGGCAGGCGAGGCGCATATTGCCGATCAGGCTCTCGGGCACGAGTTCGGCGCCGCCGCGCTGCCGGTCGCCCTTGCCCTGCCAGCCGCCGCCGATCACCACCGTGCCGTGCGGATACTGCTTCAGCGACAACAGTCCGCTGGCGATGCCGACGACGGTGCGCATGACCGGCGCGACGCGCTCGGTCACCGCGAGCTGGTTCACCAGCACCTTGATGGGCAGGTCGATGCCGAGCCAGGCCGCCATCTCCTCGAGCCAGACCCCTCCCGCCAGCACGAGCCGCCTGGCCCGGACGGGACCTCGCTCGGTCTGAACGGCAAAGCCGCCCTCCTCGCGCTCGACGCCCGAGACGGGCGTCTCCTCGCGCAGATCGACCCCGGCCTCGATCAGCGCGGCGCGATAGGCCTGCCCCGTCAGATAGGCATTGGCGTAGCCGTCGACCTTGCAGTGCCCGGCGAGCAGGACGCCTTCGCCCAGCCCCGGCTCGACCGCGCGCGCGGCCGCTTCCGAGATCAGCTCGATCGGCGCACCGGCCTCGCGGCGCTTGCCGGCCCGGAAGCTGAGCAGTTCCGCCTCGCGCGGCGTGAAGGCGAGCGACAGCCCGTCGCAGACGACAACGCCGACATCGTGCCCGAGCCACTCCCGCGCCGAGGCCCACATCGCATGCGCCTGCAGCGCATAGGGGATCAGCGCCACCCGCGTCATCTGCATGGTCAGCGTGCCCGCGTTCACGCCGGAGGCCTCGCGGCACAGCGCACCGCG
Proteins encoded in this region:
- a CDS encoding NAD(P)/FAD-dependent oxidoreductase; protein product: MSAPYDLAIVGGGIHGATVALFCARAGMRTVLFERGALCREASGVNAGTLTMQMTRVALIPYALQAHAMWASAREWLGHDVGVVVCDGLSLAFTPREAELLSFRAGKRREAGAPIELISEAAARAVEPGLGEGVLLAGHCKVDGYANAYLTGQAYRAALIEAGVDLREETPVSGVEREEGGFAVQTERGPVRARRLVLAGGVWLEEMAAWLGIDLPIKVLVNQLAVTERVAPVMRTVVGIASGLLSLKQYPHGTVVIGGGWQGKGDRQRGGAELVPESLIGNMRLACHAIPALRNARLARAWAGLEAETADALPAAGPIPGIPDAYVCGSVHSGYTSGPYIARLLAQRILGQEPADPLFPIDRLLAPPAAPTTPSADAGRATDEQPQHV